AGCACACTGTACTTAAACTTAGATTGCATGCTCATTTGCAGCAGTGTGGGAAGAAGGCTGATTACAGGAGATTATAGGAGGGAGTGCTAAAGCCTTCCTCTAAACTCCCCCTTTATCACCACTACTGTAAAAAGGAGAacatcaaaaaagcaaaaagtgatTCCCCCCACAGTGTACCTGGGTATTAAACTACACATCCATTCTAAAAGTCTAGGAAAATCTGATTCAGTGTTAGTTTTCACAAAGACTCAATGTTGCTAACATCATGTCTGGCTTAAGAGAGAATAAAATGTGGCTATCTTGTAACTAAGGAACAGAGAGCTTACTCTCCAGGAACTCCATTTGGCCATCTTCAGTGTTGATGCAAACTGCATTGAAACCTTGGGTGGGTGCCACACTATGCTGGACTCTGTTTGAAGCTAGAGAGTGGAGGACACTGGTTTTTCCTGCTCCATCCAGGCCCAGCACTAggatttgcttgtttttctcctgtGAAACAAAAGATAAATCAATAAGCCCATGCTATCAGGGGCTCATTTTTCTGGGTCTTGGCAGTGGGCCTGCCTGTGGTAGAATCCAATAATATTCTTGGAATTGTATCCAGAATAAAACTTCAcgggccaggtggctcacacctgtaatcccagcactttgggaggccgaggcgggaggatctcttgaggtcagaagttccagaccagcctggccaatgtagtgaaaccccatctctactaaaaatacaaaaaattagccaggtgtggtggcatgcacctgtaagtccagctacttgggaggctgaggcacaagaatcacctgaacccaggaggcagaggttgcagtgagctgagattgcacactgaactccagcctggggaacagagtgagaccctgtctccaaaaaaaaaaaaaaggataaaacttCACGAATATTTTATAGGTCTAGAACAAACTATACCAACTAGTGAACATTTTCTAATTAGCTGTTCATTATGTGATACTAATTTCACATCCCTCCTCCATCCCCTAACTCCTGATCAGTCTATCAAATAAATACTACAAGCATTTATGAGTAGTGCTATAGATTATAGGACCAATTTTCAGACTTCATTTTGCTTCTTGAATTCGTGTCTATGAATTGGAGACTGCACCTGAGTTCATTTTGTTTGGGGTCTTGGGACCTCCGTGGTGCATGTATCGACTGTGCCACTCAGTGCATAAGCATCTAAGGTCTCAATTATTAATTTTGCCTGTCTTCACAATTGAATAACTAGATTGTAAGATCTCAGGGCAAGGTTTCCCTCTTATACttactcctgacctcgtgatctgcccaccttggcctcccaaagtgctgggattacaggcatgagccaccacaccgggcctcccttttatactttttaatataagTATCACAATTAAATGAAAAGGTTATAGAAATTATTAAGCCAGTTTCAATCacaaattaatatttgttttaaaaacagacgaacttgggaggccaaggcaggcagatcacctgaggtcacgagttcgaaaCGACCCGGCCAAtacggtggaaccctgtctctacttaaaatacaaaaaattagccaggcgtggtggcgggcgcctgtagtcccagctactccggaggctgaggaaggagaatggcatgaacccgggaagcggagcttgcagtgagctgagatcgcaccactgcactccagtctgggcaagagagcgagactccgtctaaaaaaaaaaaaaaaattagctgggtgcagtggtgggcatctgtaatcccagctactcgggaggctgaggcaggagaatcacttgaacctcagaggtggaggttgcagtgagccgagatggcgtcattgcactccagcctgggcaacacagcaagacaacatctcaaacaaacaaacaaaaaaacaaactgatgAACTTGAAGTAAACTTAGACAGAAGCATTCTAGTCTGGGCATCGTGGCTCTCATCTGTAAATCCAGCATTTTAGGAAGctaatgcaggtggatcacttgaggccaggactttggaaccagcctggccatcacggcataaccctgtctctaccaaaaatacaaaaatcagccaggcatggtggcacatgcctgtaatcccagctacttgggaggctgaggcacatgcctgtaatcccagctacaggaattgcttgaacctgggagatggagattgcaggagctgagatgataccactgcactccagcctgggtgacagagactccatccccctcgatcccccccaaaaaagagaaaagaaaaaaaacaaagaagcattCTATCAATGTATTAGCCTTAGAATTTTTATGGCAAATGACTGAGGGACAGAAGGGCAGGCTGGTGTGAAAATCGTTCAGAGTGCTCCGAAATGTGGTTTCCAGGGTGTAAACTTTAACATAAAGACTTGTACAGAGAGCATGATTTATGAAGGCCATACAGTGAATtaccaaaatttgaaaaaagtaggccggtgtggtggctcacacctgtaatcccagcactttgggaggccgaggagggtggatcacctgaggtcaggagtttgagactagcctgaccaacatggtgaaatcccatgtctagtaaaaatacaaaattagccgggcatggtggtgcatactagtaatcccagctattgggtaggctaaggcaggagaatcacttgaaactgggaggtggcagttgcagtgagctgagatcgtgccattgcactccagcctgggcaacatgagtgaaactccatctcaaaaagaaaaaaaaaaaaaaaagtacttatttGTTCTTAGAGCCAATCTTTGATGACtcttaaattgtattttcataGATGTCTTCCATCCTGCCTCTTCTCCATTCCCTTCAGTTGCATCTAAATGTTATGATGTCATTCTGAGAGTGTGTCAAGGTAAGGAAGAGGGGCAAGGGAAACGTCATTGGATGGCTTACAATTGCATGTTTTCAAGCAATACCAGCACCAAGAAATGGCAGCCAAGAGTGGATTATGTCCTGTCAGTCTTCACCAGAAGCCCCATTCAGCCTACCCCGACATACTTCATTCATTCTAAGATACACATTCCGCCCCCCACATtccacattttaacatctctgaaattagGATGTCTTTGACAATTGAGAGTATGTCATATTTTGATTGgcagaattttttatttatttatttttgagacagaatctcgctctgtggcctagggtggagtgcagtggcacaatcttgactcactacaacctccgcctcccaggttcatgtgattttcctgcctcagcctcccgagtagctgtgattacaggcacatgccacccatgcccagctaatttttttgtagttttagtagagatgggattttgccatgttggccagtctgttctggaactcctgacctcaggtcatctgtccgccttggcctcccaaagtgccgggattacaggcgtgagccaccgtgccggcttttttttttctttcttagtggtaCCTAGACTAATGACATCTTAGGTCCTATAAAATAGTGTGAATAAAAAGCAGTtcccaggccgggcacagtggctcttgcctgtaatcccagcactttgggaggctgttgggatcaagccccccaaaatctggccacaaactggccccaaaactggccataaacaaaatctctgcagcaatGTAAAATGTCCATAATGGCCATaacgcccaagctggaaggttgtgcGTTTACAGGAATGACGGCAAGGAACACCTGGTCTGCCCAGGgcggaaaactgcttaaaggcattcttttttttttttttttttttttgaggagtctcgctctgtcgcccaggctggagtgcagtggccggatctcagctcactgcaagctccgcctcccgggttcacgccattctcctccctcagcctcccaagtggctgggattacaggcgcccgccacctcgcccggctagttttttgtattttttagtagagacgggggtttcaccgtgttcgccaggatggtctcgatctcctgacctcgtgatccgcccgtctcggcctcccaaagtgctcgtgatccgcccgtctcggcctcccaaagtgctgggattacaggcttgagccaccgcgcccggccttaaaggcattcttaagccacaaacaaaagCCTGAGTGATCTATGTGTTAAGTGCGTGTTCCAGCTGCAAttaattcggcccatcccttcgtttccctTAAGCGATACTTTTGGTTAATTTAGTATCTATAGagacaatgctaatgactggtttgctgttaataaatatgtgggtaaatctctgtttggggctttCAGCTCTGAAGGCAGTGAGACCTCTGATTTCCTGCTTTGCACCTCTATTTCTGTGTgcgtgtctttaattcctctagggACACTGGGTAGGGTCTCCccgaccaagctggtctcggcaggaggccaaggtggatggatcgcttgcgttcaggagttgaagaccagcctgggcaacatggcgaaaccccatctctaccaaaaatacaaaaattagctaggcaaggtggtgtgcacctgtattcccagctacttgggaggctgaggtgggaggatgacttgagcctgggaggtggaggttgcagtgagccgagatcatgccacagtactcaagcctgggtgacagagccagactgtctcaaaacaaaaacaaaaacaccagttCCCTTTCCAACCACATTGCTGTCCCTACGCCCATCCTACCTAGAAATTCTGCATTCACGCTTCCTCACATTTATCTTTTCGAGACTAAGGAAAGCTGAATTTGTAAAATAGAGTTCAGACACAAAATGAGATGCTGAACACCACTGTTTTTTTGTCAGAAGTTATTCCTTTAGCCAAATATGGGTCTATGTAGTCTGTGTTTTACCAGAGATCAAATATCTGTTAatccgtggtggctcacgcctgtaatcccagcactttgggaggccgaggcagacggattgctggagcccaggagtttgagatcagcctgggttacatggcgaaactccatctctacacaaaaatacaaaaattagctggacatggtggcgtgtgcctgtagtgccagtcACTGAGGTTGGGAGATGGGGGCGGTgccaggctgaggcgggaggatccctccagcctgagtggcagagtgagaccctattacaaaaaagaaaaaaggaaaacaacaactgTGTTAATCATTCAAATTGTTTAGAACCAGATCGTAGCTCTAAGTCAAGGAGCCAGTTCAGGAACTCCAGGAGCACAGAGACCATCCAGCTGCCCCAAACAATGCCAAGTTTTTAAGACCCGTCAGTTAAAACTTTTCCGCCATGCATTCAGGGAACTGGTGGTATGAAAACAATGGAGGCATCAACTGCAGCGTCCCCAACACCTCCTGCATTCTGGAACCCTGCCCCTTCTGACAAAAGAACGCATTCAATGAAAAGAGGGCCTGCGTGCGGGGAGGGTTCGGGACTGGTTTCTAAATGTGGTCAGGTGGTCTGTGCGCTAGTGTTGCGCGCTGGACAGATCCAAGGGCAGTAGAGGGGCCGTTCCCCATGTCCCCATTAAGACCGAGATCACTTGTCCCTCAACACTAGACCCGACGAAGGTTAAGACACAGGGGTAACGATAACGGCGAGGGTGGGCAGGGGGCCCGGGAAAAAGGGCTGGCGATGGGTCGTTCAAAGTTTGGCATATCGCTTTCATCCATAGGTAAATAGCCCTCAGCTGAGATCCATTCCCTCCCGCGCGGGTCGGGGGCCTCCAACGTAACAGAGACAGCGCCGAGGTCTGAACGCCGACAATGGCCTTGGGGCAAGGGGTCCTGGACACTGGGTCTCTTACCAGCGGCTCGAGCGGGGTCCTTGTCAAGGTGCTGTCCTTgttctccccttcctcttcttgtCCCTTAAAttgttccttctctttctttgtctccttCCCTTGCTttgtccttttttcctctttctcttttctctttctcctctcctgcttctcttgcttctccttttctttttctttaattttctgctccacctcctttcttttcaatttctcttcctttcccttttctctgattttctcctccgtctccttttccttctctttcttcttcactttccCCCTCTCCATCCTCAGCGCCGCGGTTTCCTTCCCTCCCGCCGCGTGCCCGCGTGCTGAGCGGTGGCTCTGGGCCCCAGGTATGGCTCCCAAGGTGCACGCCCGACGGAGACGTAGGCCCCGCGGCGTCGACAACCCGCGGGAGCCGCCAACCCCGGCACCGCCGCCAACAGCCGCTCACCGGGCGGATGCAGGGCTTCTTGCAGCGGATTCGCTGAACCCGCAGGGGCACGCAAAGAGGGAAGGGCGGAGGTGTACGGGATGGGTTGAGCCCAGCCAAGCGAAACCAAGAGGTCCCAACCAGGACGGACAGCTCGGCGGGGTATATATCATTGCTGCAGAAAAAGCGTCCCTTGCGCGATTCCCTCGGGCCGGGCAGGATGGCTGAGAAGAGCCTTCCACGCGGGCCGCAACCTAAGCAACCTTAGCGTCTGACGTCTCCGGCTTCAATCTCGAGCCCGGACAGCCTACGCGAAGAACCCCTGGGGCGCCACAGTCCAAAGGTTCCGGGGAGGATTCTCAGCCTTCCGCCGGCTCTCAACCACGCGCCTGTACTGCTCATGTCGTGTATTTCTCCGCCCTCTCCCGAGTAAACTCCATTAGGAGTGTCTCCAGACTACTATCCAGGATTATTAAAGACAGAAGAACGTGAACGGGTTCCATTGttttaagttccttttttttttttttttttgagacggagtctctgtcactaaggctggagtgcagtagtgcgatctcagctcgctgcaacctccgcctcccggatttaagcgattctcctgcctcagcctcccaagtagctgggattacaggcgtgagccaccacgcccggctaattttcgtatttttagtcgagacgg
This portion of the Rhinopithecus roxellana isolate Shanxi Qingling chromosome 2, ASM756505v1, whole genome shotgun sequence genome encodes:
- the ARL9 gene encoding ADP-ribosylation factor-like protein 9 — translated: MERGKVKKKEKEKETEEKIREKGKEEKLKRKEVEQKIKEKEKEKQEKQERRKRKEKEEKRTKQGKETKKEKEQFKGQEEEGENKDSTLTRTPLEPLEKNKQILVLGLDGAGKTSVLHSLASNRVQHSVAPTQGFNAVCINTEDGQMEFLEIGGSEPFRSYSETYLSKGLLLIFVVDSADHSRLPEAKKYLHQLIAANPVLPLVVFANKQDLETAYHITDIHEALALSEVGNDRKMFLFGTHLTKNGSEIPSTMQDAKDLIAQLAADVQ